One region of Niallia sp. Man26 genomic DNA includes:
- a CDS encoding histidine kinase N-terminal domain-containing protein: MLINDQQNKLMLFLIEHQSTFINEWINMSVFENDDPHKAEIEKNAVTMYGLLIKALSDTYSEAELQEFAYKVGKQRLEAGINIGDFIFNVNTGRSILIKYCFQAQLPHHELESFVNNLNSLFDSFCYHAVKRYTQLKNRELHTKTKYINENHMDKLAILGQISSSFVHEFRNPLTAIIGFNKILRDEYPDLKYLDIIQHELNELNFRITQFLHTSKTEIVKKGKENVAIDLLFDNLKQLCYASTVDNKINLTIDKAKPLFLYTFKDELKQVLLNLIMNSIDALKQRSSSRELRISTTKNAKEVIFVISNNGPMIEEENTKTIFEPFYTTKELGTGIGLFVCKQIIEKIGGTIYCKSDENWTSFFIHHPISS; encoded by the coding sequence TTGCTAATAAACGACCAACAAAATAAGCTTATGTTATTTCTAATAGAACACCAGTCTACATTTATCAATGAATGGATTAATATGTCCGTCTTTGAAAACGATGATCCTCATAAGGCGGAAATTGAGAAAAATGCTGTGACGATGTATGGACTTCTCATAAAGGCATTGTCAGATACTTATTCCGAAGCTGAGCTCCAAGAGTTTGCCTATAAGGTTGGCAAACAACGGCTTGAAGCCGGCATTAATATTGGCGATTTCATCTTTAACGTAAATACAGGCAGAAGCATTCTGATTAAATATTGCTTTCAAGCACAGCTGCCGCACCATGAATTAGAATCTTTCGTCAACAATCTAAACAGTCTATTTGATTCTTTCTGCTATCATGCAGTGAAAAGGTACACCCAGCTAAAAAATCGGGAACTGCATACGAAAACTAAATATATCAATGAAAACCATATGGATAAGCTTGCGATTCTTGGACAAATTTCCTCCAGCTTTGTTCATGAATTTAGAAACCCCCTTACAGCCATAATCGGGTTCAATAAAATCTTGCGCGATGAATACCCTGATTTAAAATACTTGGATATTATTCAACATGAACTGAACGAATTGAATTTCAGAATTACACAATTTCTTCATACCTCCAAAACGGAAATCGTTAAAAAAGGGAAGGAGAATGTTGCGATTGATCTGCTTTTTGATAATTTAAAGCAGCTTTGCTATGCGAGCACAGTTGATAACAAAATTAATCTGACAATCGATAAAGCGAAGCCGCTCTTCCTTTATACGTTTAAAGACGAATTAAAACAGGTGTTGCTCAACCTGATAATGAATTCAATTGATGCATTAAAGCAAAGGTCCTCCAGCAGAGAATTAAGGATAAGCACCACAAAGAATGCTAAAGAAGTAATCTTTGTTATTTCCAATAATGGCCCAATGATTGAAGAGGAAAACACAAAGACTATTTTCGAACCGTTCTACACAACAAAAGAGCTTGGGACAGGGATTGGCTTATTCGTCTGTAAACAAATTATTGAAAAAATCGGCGGCACTATTTATTGTAAGTCTGACGAGAATTGGACCTCTTTTTTCATTCATCACCCGATATCATCTTAA